CAGCACACCTGTATAGGCAGGAGTAAGCCGGGGATAGTCGAGTCGCCTCCATTCAGCGAATGCTTCGAGCCCTTCACTGAAGAGTGCCAACCATTTCTGTTCTCCGATGGATTTCTTATAGTTGGTAGCATCGTAAGCAACTGCTGGCTGCGCCAGGTAATCGTCTACTGGCTTACCTGTGATACCGTATTGTTTAAAAGAGGCACGGATTGCCTGCTGGTACAGGTCTGCCGCGCTGTTGCTGATGAGGTTCCGTTGTGCCGCTTCTGCCAGAATAAACAGTTGTTCTGTATACGTGAACACCCATGCCGGAGCCTGGCTTACCGTGAAAGCCGCCCCTACATCCGAAGTTCTGTTGAAGCCCAGGCGGGAAGCAGAATCAGCAGAGAGACCATTCGTTACACCGATATAAGCATTGGTATCTGCCGGCAGCGCTGCGTATATGCTTAACCGTGGGTCGTTGAGTGCCTTCAGCTTATCGACGATTGTTTTGCTGATACGATAATCGTTACGGGTTTCCCTGTTTTTACCGACAGGATTCTGATTGGGAGAGGTGAGATAATTCAGTTTCACTTCCCTGTCGCTCGCAGTCAGGAATATATTTCCTTCCGCAGCGAGATCTGCGAACACCGCCTTTGCCGCAGCCGGATCGCGGTCGGATATGCGTAATGCGATACGTGAGCGCAAGCCATTAGCGAACTTCTTCCAGCTATTCATATTACCAGCCAGCAGAGAATCGCCCTGGATAGGGTTGGTACCGGGAGTAATGATGGAGGAG
The genomic region above belongs to Chitinophaga sp. 180180018-3 and contains:
- a CDS encoding SusD/RagB family nutrient-binding outer membrane lipoprotein produces the protein MRKLLIAICALFAAAWLTGCQKDLERTNKNPNEPTSVQPDYLLTNGIKTNIDTYWGGDATMETSLLYVQYWAKIQYPDPDRYIPASTNIQNVWSNFYAQGIEDFTTLIQLGDTLKNPNYKAVGIIMRSWIFQVLTDLYGDIPYSQAGNIEKYLTPVYDKQEDVYKGLLAELKTASSIITPGTNPIQGDSLLAGNMNSWKKFANGLRSRIALRISDRDPAAAKAVFADLAAEGNIFLTASDREVKLNYLTSPNQNPVGKNRETRNDYRISKTIVDKLKALNDPRLSIYAALPADTNAYIGVTNGLSADSASRLGFNRTSDVGAAFTVSQAPAWVFTYTEQLFILAEAAQRNLISNSAADLYQQAIRASFKQYGITGKPVDDYLAQPAVAYDATNYKKSIGEQKWLALFSEGLEAFAEWRRLDYPRLTPAYTGVLQGKMPQRLTYPSSEQALNGANYKAAVARQGADLLTTKVWFDVY